The Natronocella acetinitrilica genomic sequence GGTGTGCTCGACATGTATGTATTCCGCAACCTCACCGAGGTCCGCGAACATACGCAGCGGTGGCTGCGTGACTACAACGAAGAGATCCCCCATGAATCGCTTGGGGATTTGACGCCTGCCGAATACCGGCAGTTAAACCAACCGGAAACCTCTAGTTTCGGATGGGCCTAAACACGGGAAGGCGACAGTGGGTGACAACCACCGCCTTCTGCCCGGCTGCGCGAGCCTGCTCCAGTTCTTCCCGGATAAACGCCCGTGACTGCAGGTGGATACGGATTGCGTCCGACGGCGAGAACGCCCGTGAATACGGCGCCTTCACGGACCCAGTGCGAATACGCTTGAAGTCGTTCATCTGCTCGCGGGCAAGCTGCATTGATGCGGGATCAGCCCAATTGAAGTCGCTCCAGAGGGTGGCACCGATGAAGCGCACGTCGCCGACAGTAATCGTGCCGTTCTCAAGCAGGTGCACGTTGGTGAGATCGCTCACCGTATCCCGGAGCTTGTCGATCAACCGAACGGGAGAACCACCTTTGTAGTACTCGTGATTGCCGCAGATCTGCACAACCGCGCGAAAGTGCCCGGCGACGCGCCGGGCAAGCCGCGTGGCGTGCTTGTCGACGTCAATGTCGCCGGCAAGCACGAGGACGGCATCCGCGTCATCGGGGACCGCTGGCGGCACCCATTCATTGCGGCCGTCGAACTCAAGATGGAGGTCGCTCATGTAGCGAATCTTCATTGTCTTCTCACCGAATTGCGGGCAGAAAAAAACCGGGCGGAAGCCCGGTCTGCGAATCACACACGCATCATCGGGCCTCCGCTAACTCAGCGGAATGGATATACCCGGTTCGGTGCGCAGGTGAGTCTGGGTGCTCATGTTCATGTCTGCCTGTGACGGCTAATCAATAGAGATGACGGTAAATCAGATCGGTATTTCGCGCAATTCCTCGGTCGGCGGCAGCGGGCTCGGGATCGGGTTCATCGGGCAAGGCGGTCATGCTAGGAATGCAACCAACTGTCCGAGGAATTTCGGGGTGAATTAACCGTCACGATCGACCAGTGGTCGATTCACCGCTTGCCAAAACATGTAAAGGCTTGAAGTACTTTGTGGACATACAGTCGGTTAACGGGGCATTTCTGCCCTTGTTGCCCCGAATGCGGCATGGACATATGTCTCTGCTTTTTAATGACTTTTGTCACTCGATCAGTCCAGAATCGACAATAGCGAAGTTCCTTCATACACCAGGGGCCGCTGGTTTAATCCCAGCCGCGTCCACCGAGAATATCAAGGGCCTGCAGATTTTCTGCAGGCCCTTGTTCTTTTCCTGTAAAGGCATTCCGCTACATGCCGGCATCCTCGAACTGTTGCTGCACTTCCCGTGAAGGCTCACTACCCATCAGGCTGACCACGATGATGGTTAGCGTGCAGAAGATGAACCCAGGCACGATCTCGTAGACATCGAACAGCCCACCGGAGAGCTGTTCCCAAACGATTACCGTAACCGCGCCCACGACCATACCGGCCATGGCCGAGACGCCAGTCATGCGCTTCCAGTACAGCGACAGGATGATCACCGGACCGAACGCGGCACCGAAGCCGCCCCATGCGTAGGCGACCAGATCGAGCACGCCGGCCTCTGGGTCCATGGCTAGCAGCAGGGCCACGACAGACACCAGAATCACGGCGCCGCGCCCTACCCAGACCATTTCCTGGTCCGAGGCCGAAGGCCGGATAAAGCCCTTGTAAAAGTCATTGGTCAGGGCGCTGGCGGAGACGAGCAGCTGGGAGTCGATGGTGCTCATTATCGCCGCCAGGATGGCTGCCATCAGGAAACCCGCCACCCAGGGGTTGAATAGCGCGCGAATTAGCTCGATGAGGATGGTCTCACTCTCCTCGATCGGCGCATCCGCAAAAAACGCGATGCCCATGTAGCCGGTTGCAACCGCACCGATCAGCGCAAGAATCATCCAGCTCATGCCAATGGTCATGGCCTTCGGCATATCCTCAACGGAGCGAATGGCCATGAAGCGGGCAAGGATGTGGGGCTGGCCGAAGTAACCCAACCCCCAGGCCAGGAGCGAGATCATGCCGAGGAATGTCATCCCCTCGAGCACGGTGGAATAGCTGGGATCGATGGCGACGATCTCACGCTCGGCCTGGCCCCAGCCACCCACCAGCACCACCACGAACATGGGCACCACCAGCAGGGTCAGGAACATCAGGATGCCCTGAAAGAAGTCCGTCCAGCTGACGGCCAGGAAGCCGCCGAGAAAGGTATACGAGATGATGACCACCGCGCCCACCAGGACGGCGGTGCGATACTCCATGTCAAAGGTACTCTGGAACAGCAGGCCTCCACCCACGAGGCCGGCGGAAATATAGAGCGTGAAGAAGATCAGGATGACGACTGCCGAGATCACTCGCAGCAGGCGCGTGTTGTCGTAGAAGCGATTCTCAAGGAAATCCGGAATCGTCAGGGAATCCTTGGCGGCTGCCGTGAACTTGCGCAGCCGGCCGGCGACGAAAAGCCAGTTCAGAAACGCACCCGCGACCAGGCCGACACCGATCCACAGCTCACCCAGGCCAGCGGCATAAACGGCCCCCGGCAGGCCGAGCAGCAGCCAGCCACTCATGTCAGAGGCACCGGCACTGAGCGCCGTGACCCCCGGGCCAAGGCTGCGGCCGCCAAGGACGTAGTCGGAGAGATCGTTGGTAATACGGTAGGCGTAATAGCCGAGGACGAGCATAAGTATCAGGTAGGCGGCGAATGTGACCAGCGTCGGTATGGGTATATCCATTAGGAAAAGGTCCTTTTCTTCGTCGTTTCGATGGGTAAGCAGGTCGTTAGCGCGTTACAGCACGCCCTGAAGGTAGCACCGAATAAGCAGCGACGATGCCCCGACGCCTGACTCTGGCAGAATGACGTCTCTGGCGAAGGGGTGTTACATGGCACAGCAAAGACTCGAATTCTGGTTCGACTTCGGCAGCACCTACAGCTACCTGTCGGCCATGCGGATCGAACACGAAGCGTCGGTCCGTGGCATCGCAATCGCCTGGAGACCATTCATGCTCGGCGCTGTATTTCAGTCACTTGGCTGGCAGGGTTCGCCGTTCACGGCACAGCCGGCGAAGGGCCGCTACATGTGGCGGGATATGGCACGGCAATGCGAAAAATTCGGGCTAACCTGGACGCAACCAAGCAACTTTCCGCGGCGAGCGGTCCTGCCCCATCGCGTGGCCCTGGTCGCGGAGGACAAGCCCTGGGTTGGGGAATTCTGCCGAGCGGTGATGTCGCGAAACTTCGCCGATGACCTGGAACTTGATGTGGACTTCCCCCAGTGCAGTAGGCACCTCCGGGCGATATAGTGAGCCTAGGAGAAATCCATGAGGCACCACCCGCGATCATCGGACACTAAGGGGGGAGAACTGCCGCATGGCCGGTTCATCATTCTCATCTTTTTTACTAGTAGTCTCCAGAATACCGTCTGCGTTGATAATAGCCCTCGCAATAGCGACTGTCGTTGTCCTCTTTGACATTGCTTGCGAACGAATTGCTTCATACGCTTTTTCTTCACTTATTTGGTGCAATCGCATTAAAATAAATTTGGCTTGACCTATCTTCTGACTATTTTCCACTTTGACCTTAAGCTTTCCCACCATGCGCTCAAAACGTCGAAATTCCTTCCAGATCTGCCGCGCCATGACAATACTGCTCAACACACCGGATGCTTGAAGTGGCTTCGTCACCACAGCATCGACATGAAGATCAAGTAGCTTTTGTAGAATGGAAGGACTCTCGTAGCCGGCAATTCCAATAAGCGTTGGGCGAGTTTTTATTCCGATACCAAAAAGCTTTTCCAGATGCTTGGATCGAGTATCAGTAATATCTACGAACACAAGATCAGCGCCTTCAGGAAGTTCAGAAGGTAATGGCCACAGCGCCTCGGCACGGCAACCGATCCGGGTGACTTGCTGCAACAGCACCTCTGCGTTCTTATCCCGCGGGTGCAGGACTAGAACCCTCAGGGTATGTATATTTTTGATAATATTGACCGTCGACACAGCCTTGGCCTACTCATAGGTTATCCTTTAAACGTTGCGGATCACTCGGTTCGATTCACGGGGATAGAAGTAATCCGGCCCCCACAAAGTAACGTCTCTTACAATAGTTTTCCGGCAGATAATTTGCTAACGGGACACTATTTCTATAATGACAACGAAACGAATTCCTATATCCTCAGCCGTCATCCACTGCGTTACGATGAAAAACCAGTGCATCTACGGGGCAATCTCCGATCAAGTGCTCCTCGATGATTCTGTCCAGATTCTCCGGCGTAACGTCCCAGTACCAGACCCCATCCGGTTGTACGCACACAATGGGTCCGCTGTAGCAGGCGCCAAGGCAGTTTACCCGGCTCGGCCTCACTCGAAGGTCCTCGTTCCTTGTCAGGCCTGCCGCAATTAGCTTCCTCCCCAGACAGAGGAGAGCTTCTGCGGTCATTCCGTCAGCCTCGCAACGTGGGCCAACACAAACCAGTAAGTGACGTCGATAGCGGGGCATTTCCGGCTTCACCTTCATGCCGCATCCTCCCTAACTGTCAACAAGCCGTACTACGGCGGCCATCAGGTGAGAGGTCAACGCTTCGGCGCTGTCGACGATCAAGTACCGTCGTAAGCCGAAAATACGATGGGCACAGCCATCTCCCTGTTGGTCGAGAGTTAGGCAGAAGACCTGAACCCCTTGCGCAAGCGCATCCCGGACTGCCTCGCGGGCATCTTCAACTAGATACTCATCGTCCACTATGTCGATGTCGGAGGGCGCCCCGTCGGTTATCAGGAGCAGAATTTTCTTCTCCTCTTGCTCCCGCTTCAGAAGCGCGGTCGCGTGGCGAATGGCGCCACCCATGCGTGTGGACAACCCACTTTCCCGGGCATCCAGTAGAGCTTGCTGACCACTCCCGAACGGCTCCTGAAAATCTTTGAAATGCGTGTAATTGACCTGATTCCGCCCGTTGGAATCGAAGCCGTGGAGGGCGATTCGATCCCCTCTTTCCTCGATTAGATCAACCAGAAGACCTGCCGACTTCTTCTCTAGGTCCAGAACGGTGATAAAACTTCCGGGAACGAAGCGGTCAGTAGACTTCGACAGATCCATCAACAGTAAGACGGCTGCCGGGCGTCGACTGCGACCGTGACGACGGAAGACACGAGGATCTGGGGCACGACCTGCTTTCAGTTGAGTGATGCTGTCCAAAGCCGCATCAAGATCAAGCTCGTCTCCCTCATGAAGTTTTGACAGGCGGATGGATCGGTCGGTAACGGGCTTGCGTCCCCGCGTGCGCAAGACGGTGCGGGAGGGATGACGTCGCTCTCCCGCCCGGACGCTTCGCGACGATGCGTCGTACTCGATACGGTCTATAACGGTTACCCAGTCAGGGCGCAACTCTTCCAACGCATGATCCCACTCCGGATATGTCGTTTGATGAACCTCATTCATCTCAACTTCGCTGATACTGGTTTTCTCCGAACTCCCCGTTTTCTCATCGGAGAGGGAGTAGCTTTCGTCTTGCGATATGGAGGTCCGATCCGGCGGCATATCGTCGCTCGAGAGCCAAAGCGCAGCATTGTCATCTCGATACGGAGGCTCGACGCAGTATTTCTGGCTATCAAATGGCAATTGCAGCTTGATAAGCATTCGCGTCAGGTCTCGGGCGATCCGGGTGAAGACGGCGTGATCCGAAAGGTCCCCCGCGGCTTCTTCAAAAAGCAATCTGCCAGCCTGCACCCAGTTATTGCTGTCCTCGTACACGGGGTCGTGCAAGGCCCTTGCCAGTCTTGCGGCTAAGCCCTGGAAATCGAACCCCGACTGTTCGCGTGTAGCAACATGAAATCTGCCCCATAGAATTTGCAACGCCGGATAGGAATTCATCATCAGCCGCTCAACACGCGCATCCTCGATCAGTCCCAAAATCGCCTGCAGAATGGGTGGCCGGTTGCCCGGGGGACGTCGCAGGGGAGAATAAATGAGATGTCCCACGGCATGTAAAACAGCTGCGTAACGGAGATCTTCTTTGTGCTCGACATCGCTGATAAGGGGATCGCGGGGTAGGTGCAAATTCAAAGGAGACAGGGTCGGGCGAACGCCGCGCTTACCAAAGGTCGAAGCCGAATGGAACTTTACCGATATGTCCGTAAAGCCGAAGCTAGACAGAATGTGACGAAAGCGTTTCTGGACCTGTTCCGAGGCCTGCGCTGGGATGTCACCCTGCTGCGCTTCGTCAATAGTGAATTGTTCCGGGTTTCCCCTCTCAAAGTGATGCAACGCACTCGCAACATCCTCCTCGTAGAGTCGCAGCCCGTGAGTAAACCACCGGCGCACCGCTCGCCAATCCTCCCCAGCCGAGAATGTGAACCACCGTGCAAGTAAAATATCGCAGCAATCGGGGGCTACGATCGCGCTCTCCGTCAATAAAGCAACCAGTTCCGCGAGTGCAGACGCACGCTCCCGTTGGTGGCCAGTCCGGGCGAGCGTGGCCTGCATCCGCTCATGCAGATCGGCATCAACGGTTTTCAGCGTTTCTAATCGTCTCTCGAGCAGGGCCATATCGGTCGAGTTGTCGACCACGATAGAGTCCAGGGGCCGGGACGTCAGCATCAGGCTGCCCGCAGTCCGAAGTAGAGTTCTACGAACTTTTCCAGCGCAGCGAGCAATTCAGGATCGTCGGTAATTGGTGCAGTGAGTGCCAACCTGCAGGCATCATGGGCGCAAACGCCATCGGCAATGAGTTTGCTTGCCTGCACCAGCATCCGCGTTGAAATTCCCTCCTCCAGGCCATGCCCGCGGAGGGCTCGTGACTTTGCGGCGATGCCAACAAGCTTGCTCGCGAGTTCGGCGTCTACGCCTCCCTCTGTCATGACGATCTCAGTTTCAACATCGGCAACCGGAAAATCGAAATCGATGGCGCCGAATCGTTGCTTTGTCGACGGCTTGAGATCCTTGGCGGCGCTCTGGTAACCCGGGTTATATGACACTACTAGTCGAAAGTTTGGATGAGCCCTAACGATTTCACCGCGTTTGTCCAGAGGCAGAATCCGACGTTCGTCGGTCAGGGGATGAATAACCACGGTGGTGTCCTGCCGAGCCTCGACCACCTCGTCCAGATAGCAGATCGCTCCGTATCGAACCGCGAGGGTGAGTGGCCCATCCTGCCAAACGGTGCCATCGACATCCAGTAAGTAGCGTCCAACGAGGTCGGCCGCAGTCATGTCTTCATTGCAGGCGAGTGTGATGAGCGGGATCCGCATTTGCCATGCCATGTATTCGACGAAGCGCGTCTTCCCGCAGCCGGTCGGCCCTTTCAACACCATTGGTAGAGAGTGCTTCATCGCAGCTTCGAACAGCTCGATCTCTTTGCCGATTGCCCGGTAGTGCGGCTTTTCATTGATCAGGTAATCTGCGATGCGTTTATCCATGAGGCGCTCAAAGGAATTAAGTTAGTGGCTGGCTCGGAGAAAATAATGATCTCCGGCGATACCGGTGCCTTGAACCACAGGTTCGTCGTACAACTCTAGCGAGCAACGCAACGCTCGAAGTCGGCGCGAAGGGCTGGAAAATCGAGATTCCTGCCAATGACGACAAGTTCGCTACGACGCTCGCTGTCGGTTGCCCACGGGTCCAGGCGACTCATGGTTGTCAGCATGCGGACACTCTGGAAAAGAACACGCTCGTCGAAACCGTGTGCGTTAAACACGCCTTTGGTGCGAAGCAGTTCATCACCCCTCTCCTGTAGCAGCGGCCCCATCCATGACATGAACCGGTTCATGTCGATCGGTCTGTCCTCGCGAAGGACGACAGAGCTGATCGCCGCATCGTGCTCGTGCTCGTGGTCCTCGAGGAACTTCGGGTCGATCTCAAGCTTCGACTGAAGTTGGAAGGCGTTCACACCGATGAGCTGGTCAAGGTTCGCCGAACCGCCAACGCCGCGGTAAATGCTGGCAAGCGGATTAAGTTGACGAATCTGTTTCTCGACCGCGACGGTCTGTTCCTCTGTGGCAAGATCCGTCTTGTTCACCAGAAGAATGTCGGCGAAGGCCACCTGCTCCTGGGCCTCTACACTCTCCTCAAGGTGTTTCGCGATATTGACGACATCGATCACTGCTATGAAGGCATCAAGCTTGGTTTTCTCCCGCACTTCATCGGATACGAAAAAGGTTGATGCCACGGGAGCTGGATCTGCAAGCCCGGTGGTCTCGATCATGATGGCGTCGAGTTCCCCTGCGCGCTCAACCAATTTGTCGATAGTATCGACTAGGTCGTTGCGAACGGTGCAGCACAAGCAGCCGTTATTGAATTCGATCAGTTGTTCGTCGTCCTCGTGCACGATGAGCTGCCCGTCGATACTGATCTCACCGAATTCGTTGACGATTACCGCAATGCGCTTTCCATGCTGTTCATTCAGTATCTGATTGAGCAGCGTAGTCTTGCCAGATCCCAGGTAGCCGCTGATGATGGTGACGGGAATCTTGCCCCCTACCGGTATTGCGCTCATCGCTACACCTCTATTCGAAAGACTTTGGCATCACCGATCTGGAGGAACGCTCCACCGGCAAATTGAAGGGACGTCGGGTTGGCTTCACCCGACGCTCCTTCATTCACGCCACCTTTAGCCCGCAAGGTCTCAACGTACTCGTTTGCCAGCCCCTAGAGTCCCATGCCGCACTTGCGTCTCATCCGTTGGGCCGGCAGGTGACAACGGGACTTGGTCAGCTCTGGTGTTCGCCAACCGGCAGCGTCTCCGTAGGCATGACGATCCGTCGGAGCGCCCAGACCGATACCAGGCCGAGCGTGAGCCAGAAGAATGCATTTGCAATCGCGGTCGCCGCGACGAATCTCTGGGCCAGAACCTCCAACTCGCTAGCCATCGACGACGGATAGGCGGCGAACGCAGTGGTCGAAGGCTCCGGGGCACCCATCAAGTAGGGGACAACAAGGAGCCCCAATGCTGCCCAGCGCCAAGGCGACTTGGCGAATACCGCGCCTGAAAGCGCCACCGCCGTGCAGACAGCCGCCATAGCCCACCAGAGTTGACGCGCCTCCACTCCTGCCGCCTCCGCACCGGGTATTTGGGGGGGAAGCCCGATTGCCGGCGCAACAAAGAAGACGACATAGCCAGCGGCCCCCCAGAACACGCCATGCAGCCAAGGAGTCCTGCTGGGTAAAGCCGTCTTGAATGAGGCCATCACCATTGCGGCCAGTAACACCAGTCCGAAGCCAGCTCCGATCAGCACGTTCGAAAGGAGCGTCAAACCAGTCCGTTGCAAACCCTCTCCATGGTCATGATCATGGCTATGCACCGCATGACTATGGGCTGATGTCTCAGCCAGCGCCTCTTCGTAATGCTCCGCGCTCTGGATGATGGGAATCACCTGCCAGAACTGCACAGCGGTCAGAAGCAACCCAGACACCAGCCCGGCCATCAACGCATACAGAACAACCTGTCGAAATAACATGGCCATGCTCCCGCTATGCTAGTGGCAAGGGAAAGCCGCGGCATGGCGCATGTCGTGAGCCGCATCATGCACGACAGCGGAGTTCGCGAATCCAGCTCCGTATAGAATCACCATGCCCAGGAGGACCGCCGCCGCAAGCTGTACTGGCTTGGGAACCATCGTCACACTCTTCGCAGAATCAAAACTGCTAGTGCTAGCTACTGAATTTTGATTTTTCATGTTCATTCCTCCATTGATTAGCCGCTACCGGACACCGGGACTGGACCTGCCCGGCGCCGATAGTTGCCAGGGGCCTAGGGTCTCAACGACCCCTGGCGATAGGTCATACCGTAGGTCTACGCATGCTCTTTCGGTGGCTTCTTTGCAGCACCTCCGGGTGTCTTGACAACGGTCTTGGTCATGGCCGCGATGCCTTCCTCCCGGATAACCTTGCGGTTCGGCGGCGGCAGCTTGTCGCCTCGTAGCTCGTCATAGGGAACGACAACCCAGCAGGCGCATCCCCAGATGCACTCCCCGGCCATTCCCTCGAAGCGGATCGCCGGCTCGGAGAGCATCGGGCCAATGTCAACGAGCCATGCATGCTCAAGCAGCTTTTCTTCCCAACTCAAAGCGTCGTAGTTTTTCTGGCTATTCCAGAAGGCGTGAAGATCCGTTTTGGCGACGCCTGGCAGGATGACATCGCCGTAAGCCGTCAGTGCATCGAAGAACTCGTGACGATGGAACTGGATGGTCGACTCCCCTTTCATCAGGAAGTTTTTCTCCAGCATTTGCCTGAACGCCTTCTCCAGGGAATCCGGATTCATATCGCGGGACATGTGCAGATGCACCTCGGCATAGTCCGTTTCGAACTCTTCCTTCAGACCCGAGTACTTCGGTACGAAATCGACCCACTGCGCTAAAACGGACTCCCACTTAGAGCTGGGCTCTCCGGGAAGAACCTGCACCCCGGGGTGCGTCAACTTTGCCGGATTGAACAACGTCCAGTTTCGTGCCTTGGCGGTAATGGTTTCGTGTGGTGCCCCGGTGAACCCGGCTGGACGAAGTGCTCGGAAGAGAACCCGACCTTCCTCGAGTACCGCGAACCGCATGAACGAATCGGCAACAAATCGGTTTGTCACCAATTCCTTGAAGTTCTGGCGAACTTCTTTTTCACCCGTGGTGGTATACGCGGTCAGGCGCTGCCAGCTCTGCTCCGGGTTTACGACGAAAAAACCACCCGTGAACGGACTCTTGTAGAGATCGCCCCAGACTGTGACCACCCCTGCATTCTTGTCCTCATCAAGCATGCAGTCGAGATCATTGAGCGTCGTGTACATAGTCGGGTTATCCCGATAGATATCGGAATCACCGCTGTGGGGCAATTGTCCGACACCAATGACCGGAATGCGGCGTCCAAACCGCACATTCGACAGATGCCGCGCCAGGTCCACGACCATGCCGCTGCCTGTTCCACCCGCCAGACTGAAACACACAGTAACGAGTGATGGCAGCGTGGCCTCTTCAACATGTTCGGTGAATTTCCGCAAGGCCTTGTCGAGCGGCCGCTCGCCGTCGTAATAGGCATTCGCGTAAATGCCCTTCGCCACCGCTCGAGGAAAGTGCTCTCCCGGCTGAGGCATATCGTATTTATGCGGGACATAGGACTCGAAATTCGGGTTCCAGTAATACCGTGGATACTCGAGCTTTAAGAACTCGCGAGTGCGGTTCATACCCTCGAAGAACTCGTTCTTCGGAGGAACCGGGAGTGGGATGGCCTGGAACTGGAATCTTTCTTTGGGGATGCCGCGTGACTCGAGACGCTTGATAAACGCTGACGCGTAGTCCTTGCAGATTTCCATGTCCTGGTCACCGATATCGACAATCATTGCAGCAAATCTTGCGCGACTGTCTGAAAGAATGTCCTCGATTTCACCGGTGCGCAAGAGTGCCTCGACGTATTGCGCGCCCGTACGACCGACCCCCACCACATGTACGCAATGGGGGGCCTGGACTCCGGTACCACTGTTGTAGAGCGATGAAGCTGTCATCATTCTGTCCTCTCTGGCAAAACTTCTCTGGTAATCGTTTTCTCATCCGAAACACATCTAGTTACTCAACGATTAACTTTTTCGACTCAACTAACATCGAATGGTGAAAGTTTCTGTTTGGTCAAGAAAGCCAAGATCTCGCAGTATGTGAGCTACAGATGTTCCGCGTTCATTAGCGACATAGAGAATGTAATCTTCTACGAAAAGGCCTGGATCACTAGATATCTTCCCTTCCTCTATGAGCTCCACTCCTCTTTCAATATTATGACGATGCAATTTTGCACTCCAGATCGGAGACTCGATATAAATAGCCTCATCATCAACGCCAGAAATCTGGAGAAATTTTCCACCCACAACAGTGGGTACTCTAAAGCCCTTTCCGTATTTCTCTTTAACTCTCGACCAATCGAGCGGCATCTTGGGACTCCTTCGAATCTGATTCGATTTCGCTCCCGCATAAATGAAAAACCGATGTTCTAGATTTCGGCGTTCACGCGTCGCCTCTAATGCCACTCCAAGGAACCATGATCCAGTGTTGACTGCCGCCAAACGCGGCGCCGGCCATTCCGTCAAAACGGTCAGAGCGTTCGCAGAGGAGGAGTCCGTGTTCGAGGAGCAGGGAATGGGCGGCTGCACGGTCGTCGGTTGAGGCGGAATCATAAGCATCACGCGCTGACCGGAAGAGATCGAGGTCCGTCTTGGCTAGTCGAGGCAGGATGAACTGGGCCGTTCCCTCGGCGCCGCCGGACGCCAGGTTTACTGGCGCTAGCGG encodes the following:
- a CDS encoding transposase codes for the protein GVLDMYVFRNLTEVREHTQRWLRDYNEEIPHESLGDLTPAEYRQLNQPETSSFGWA
- a CDS encoding metallophosphoesterase, coding for MKIRYMSDLHLEFDGRNEWVPPAVPDDADAVLVLAGDIDVDKHATRLARRVAGHFRAVVQICGNHEYYKGGSPVRLIDKLRDTVSDLTNVHLLENGTITVGDVRFIGATLWSDFNWADPASMQLAREQMNDFKRIRTGSVKAPYSRAFSPSDAIRIHLQSRAFIREELEQARAAGQKAVVVTHCRLPVFRPIRN
- the putP gene encoding sodium/proline symporter PutP; this encodes MDIPIPTLVTFAAYLILMLVLGYYAYRITNDLSDYVLGGRSLGPGVTALSAGASDMSGWLLLGLPGAVYAAGLGELWIGVGLVAGAFLNWLFVAGRLRKFTAAAKDSLTIPDFLENRFYDNTRLLRVISAVVILIFFTLYISAGLVGGGLLFQSTFDMEYRTAVLVGAVVIISYTFLGGFLAVSWTDFFQGILMFLTLLVVPMFVVVLVGGWGQAEREIVAIDPSYSTVLEGMTFLGMISLLAWGLGYFGQPHILARFMAIRSVEDMPKAMTIGMSWMILALIGAVATGYMGIAFFADAPIEESETILIELIRALFNPWVAGFLMAAILAAIMSTIDSQLLVSASALTNDFYKGFIRPSASDQEMVWVGRGAVILVSVVALLLAMDPEAGVLDLVAYAWGGFGAAFGPVIILSLYWKRMTGVSAMAGMVVGAVTVIVWEQLSGGLFDVYEIVPGFIFCTLTIIVVSLMGSEPSREVQQQFEDAGM
- a CDS encoding 2-hydroxychromene-2-carboxylate isomerase; its protein translation is MAQQRLEFWFDFGSTYSYLSAMRIEHEASVRGIAIAWRPFMLGAVFQSLGWQGSPFTAQPAKGRYMWRDMARQCEKFGLTWTQPSNFPRRAVLPHRVALVAEDKPWVGEFCRAVMSRNFADDLELDVDFPQCSRHLRAI
- a CDS encoding ANTAR domain-containing response regulator, whose product is MSTVNIIKNIHTLRVLVLHPRDKNAEVLLQQVTRIGCRAEALWPLPSELPEGADLVFVDITDTRSKHLEKLFGIGIKTRPTLIGIAGYESPSILQKLLDLHVDAVVTKPLQASGVLSSIVMARQIWKEFRRFERMVGKLKVKVENSQKIGQAKFILMRLHQISEEKAYEAIRSQAMSKRTTTVAIARAIINADGILETTSKKDENDEPAMRQFSPLSVR
- a CDS encoding (2Fe-2S) ferredoxin domain-containing protein, producing the protein MKVKPEMPRYRRHLLVCVGPRCEADGMTAEALLCLGRKLIAAGLTRNEDLRVRPSRVNCLGACYSGPIVCVQPDGVWYWDVTPENLDRIIEEHLIGDCPVDALVFHRNAVDDG
- a CDS encoding nitric oxide reductase activation protein NorD, with product MVDNSTDMALLERRLETLKTVDADLHERMQATLARTGHQRERASALAELVALLTESAIVAPDCCDILLARWFTFSAGEDWRAVRRWFTHGLRLYEEDVASALHHFERGNPEQFTIDEAQQGDIPAQASEQVQKRFRHILSSFGFTDISVKFHSASTFGKRGVRPTLSPLNLHLPRDPLISDVEHKEDLRYAAVLHAVGHLIYSPLRRPPGNRPPILQAILGLIEDARVERLMMNSYPALQILWGRFHVATREQSGFDFQGLAARLARALHDPVYEDSNNWVQAGRLLFEEAAGDLSDHAVFTRIARDLTRMLIKLQLPFDSQKYCVEPPYRDDNAALWLSSDDMPPDRTSISQDESYSLSDEKTGSSEKTSISEVEMNEVHQTTYPEWDHALEELRPDWVTVIDRIEYDASSRSVRAGERRHPSRTVLRTRGRKPVTDRSIRLSKLHEGDELDLDAALDSITQLKAGRAPDPRVFRRHGRSRRPAAVLLLMDLSKSTDRFVPGSFITVLDLEKKSAGLLVDLIEERGDRIALHGFDSNGRNQVNYTHFKDFQEPFGSGQQALLDARESGLSTRMGGAIRHATALLKREQEEKKILLLITDGAPSDIDIVDDEYLVEDAREAVRDALAQGVQVFCLTLDQQGDGCAHRIFGLRRYLIVDSAEALTSHLMAAVVRLVDS
- a CDS encoding CbbQ/NirQ/NorQ/GpvN family protein encodes the protein MDKRIADYLINEKPHYRAIGKEIELFEAAMKHSLPMVLKGPTGCGKTRFVEYMAWQMRIPLITLACNEDMTAADLVGRYLLDVDGTVWQDGPLTLAVRYGAICYLDEVVEARQDTTVVIHPLTDERRILPLDKRGEIVRAHPNFRLVVSYNPGYQSAAKDLKPSTKQRFGAIDFDFPVADVETEIVMTEGGVDAELASKLVGIAAKSRALRGHGLEEGISTRMLVQASKLIADGVCAHDACRLALTAPITDDPELLAALEKFVELYFGLRAA
- a CDS encoding CobW family GTP-binding protein, producing MSAIPVGGKIPVTIISGYLGSGKTTLLNQILNEQHGKRIAVIVNEFGEISIDGQLIVHEDDEQLIEFNNGCLCCTVRNDLVDTIDKLVERAGELDAIMIETTGLADPAPVASTFFVSDEVREKTKLDAFIAVIDVVNIAKHLEESVEAQEQVAFADILLVNKTDLATEEQTVAVEKQIRQLNPLASIYRGVGGSANLDQLIGVNAFQLQSKLEIDPKFLEDHEHEHDAAISSVVLREDRPIDMNRFMSWMGPLLQERGDELLRTKGVFNAHGFDERVLFQSVRMLTTMSRLDPWATDSERRSELVVIGRNLDFPALRADFERCVAR
- a CDS encoding CbtA family protein, with amino-acid sequence MLFRQVVLYALMAGLVSGLLLTAVQFWQVIPIIQSAEHYEEALAETSAHSHAVHSHDHDHGEGLQRTGLTLLSNVLIGAGFGLVLLAAMVMASFKTALPSRTPWLHGVFWGAAGYVVFFVAPAIGLPPQIPGAEAAGVEARQLWWAMAAVCTAVALSGAVFAKSPWRWAALGLLVVPYLMGAPEPSTTAFAAYPSSMASELEVLAQRFVAATAIANAFFWLTLGLVSVWALRRIVMPTETLPVGEHQS
- a CDS encoding CbtB domain-containing protein, which translates into the protein MNMKNQNSVASTSSFDSAKSVTMVPKPVQLAAAVLLGMVILYGAGFANSAVVHDAAHDMRHAAAFPCH